The following proteins are co-located in the Sporosarcina pasteurii genome:
- a CDS encoding MMPL family transporter, with protein MLKGQRFWWLSIVLWVSLTVALSGLAPGAKEFAEANKDAGLPADAEAIIADRQLEKYFPQDGGMPLFSVLHKEEGLTDEDILEFAQALEALETTTSFGKIVVPSLVELAPEQRVAFLSDNKKTFFSSITLPEGLEGSDIHELMNSIKEDVAKHVDADVELSWTGPAAIAADAVELFSRADVVLLLSTIGIILILLLVIYRSPLLTLIPLVAAAIVYAVVDRVIGIFASAGLFTVESQALSIMTILLFAVVTDYSLLIFSRYREELKRHESVHEAMRETMRHIREPIFFSGSTIVLGVATLFFAIYEPYRNFAPAFVIAAAAMLIAGLTLLPALFAVIGRKAFWPVIPKYGEETKEKKTIWGKVANTVTKRPVLFMIPITLLLLLGAWNVTNMKESYDLIDSFPADLSSRVGYERLSESFSPGSLAPGTLLFVSDQELEAKGLQTIVDKIKEKSGIENVSVFGNPLSEDGKSAKFSITFAGNPYDVKAFDTVLEIRDESQDMLKDAGLTDAELYVAGESAKYADLRDIDKRDTTLVMVMMTILITIMLGLQTRSIVAPIYMMGTILLSYAATLGLSIFLFEQFLGLEAVSYRIPLYTFVFLIALGVDYSIMLIARIREEMKVMPFENAVRRGLERTGGVISSAGLILAATFLVLATMPLYELKLFGFIMALGILIDTFIVRPLLIPTILVKLGKWSFWPKKIK; from the coding sequence ATGTTAAAAGGTCAGCGATTTTGGTGGCTATCTATTGTCCTTTGGGTTTCTTTAACTGTTGCTTTGTCAGGATTAGCACCAGGCGCAAAGGAGTTTGCAGAAGCGAATAAAGATGCTGGATTACCAGCTGATGCTGAAGCAATCATTGCGGATCGGCAACTAGAGAAATACTTTCCACAAGATGGCGGCATGCCGTTATTCTCAGTTCTTCATAAAGAAGAAGGTTTGACAGACGAGGATATTTTAGAGTTTGCTCAAGCACTTGAGGCACTTGAAACAACTACTTCATTTGGTAAAATCGTTGTCCCTTCGTTGGTGGAATTAGCGCCTGAACAACGCGTAGCGTTTCTATCAGATAATAAAAAAACATTTTTTTCATCAATTACATTGCCTGAAGGATTAGAGGGCAGTGATATACACGAATTAATGAATTCCATAAAGGAAGACGTGGCAAAGCATGTTGATGCGGATGTTGAGTTATCATGGACGGGACCCGCGGCAATTGCAGCAGACGCGGTTGAGTTATTTAGCCGTGCAGACGTTGTGCTCTTACTATCAACGATTGGTATCATTTTGATTTTATTACTCGTTATCTATCGCTCACCGCTTCTTACACTAATTCCGCTTGTTGCAGCGGCGATTGTGTACGCAGTAGTAGATCGAGTCATTGGAATATTCGCTTCTGCGGGGTTATTTACGGTTGAAAGTCAGGCTCTTTCAATTATGACAATTTTATTATTTGCGGTAGTAACGGATTACTCATTGCTCATTTTTTCACGTTACCGTGAAGAATTAAAGCGACATGAATCTGTCCATGAGGCTATGCGAGAGACGATGCGTCATATCAGGGAGCCGATTTTCTTTAGCGGAAGTACGATAGTTCTTGGCGTTGCAACGTTATTTTTTGCGATTTACGAACCATACCGTAATTTTGCACCAGCCTTTGTCATTGCGGCTGCAGCCATGCTCATTGCAGGACTAACATTATTGCCGGCTCTATTTGCAGTTATCGGAAGAAAAGCATTCTGGCCTGTTATTCCGAAATACGGCGAGGAAACGAAGGAAAAGAAAACGATTTGGGGTAAAGTTGCAAATACAGTAACGAAACGCCCTGTGCTCTTTATGATTCCCATTACACTTCTACTCCTACTAGGTGCTTGGAATGTCACAAATATGAAGGAATCATACGATTTAATCGATTCATTCCCAGCGGACTTATCTTCGCGTGTCGGTTATGAACGATTATCAGAGTCGTTTTCACCGGGAAGTCTTGCTCCTGGGACATTATTATTTGTTTCTGATCAAGAATTAGAAGCGAAAGGCTTACAAACGATCGTGGATAAAATCAAAGAGAAATCTGGCATTGAAAATGTATCTGTTTTTGGCAATCCGTTATCGGAGGACGGTAAAAGTGCTAAGTTCTCTATTACATTTGCGGGGAATCCATATGATGTAAAAGCTTTTGATACTGTCCTTGAAATTCGCGATGAGAGCCAGGACATGTTAAAAGATGCCGGATTAACAGACGCAGAGTTATATGTCGCAGGGGAAAGTGCGAAGTATGCGGATTTGAGAGATATTGATAAACGTGATACAACGCTAGTGATGGTCATGATGACAATTCTTATTACGATTATGTTAGGATTACAAACGCGATCAATTGTAGCGCCCATTTATATGATGGGGACAATATTATTGTCGTATGCGGCAACACTTGGGTTATCCATCTTCTTGTTTGAACAATTTTTAGGACTTGAAGCAGTTAGTTATCGAATTCCGTTATATACATTCGTATTCTTAATTGCGCTTGGGGTCGATTACTCGATTATGCTCATCGCAAGAATCCGTGAAGAAATGAAAGTGATGCCATTTGAAAATGCGGTTCGCCGAGGGTTGGAAAGAACAGGTGGCGTCATTAGTTCTGCGGGACTGATTCTCGCTGCAACATTCCTCGTATTGGCGACCATGCCCCTATATGAACTTAAATTATTCGGGTTCATTATGGCTCTGGGAATATTGATAGATACGTTTATTGTTCGGCCACTCCTTATTCCGACAATTCTAGTCAAGCTAGGTAAATGGAGTTTTTGGCCGAAGAAAATAAAATAG
- a CDS encoding PolC-type DNA polymerase III, which yields MFGRKKRLPYTLSESLQLSTKLTDMSFTVFDTETTGFAIETHDRLIEIGAVHVEQMEVTDKTFQTFANPSREIPAHITTLTSIEQHHVKDAPNSLEAIKNYFQFVEDNNSNCWVGHHLTFDTMVIKKELHRAKHSVELPSTFDTYELIEHIMPKLKALDLEEYAKLFGTKIFERHRALGDALTTAHLFVEIIKRLERKGITTLADLLRIKNKRLILL from the coding sequence ATGTTTGGAAGAAAAAAAAGACTACCATATACATTAAGTGAATCATTACAGTTGAGTACTAAATTAACAGACATGTCCTTTACTGTTTTTGATACCGAAACAACGGGATTTGCAATTGAAACACATGATCGGCTGATTGAGATTGGCGCTGTTCATGTTGAACAAATGGAAGTGACAGATAAAACCTTCCAAACATTTGCGAATCCGTCTCGTGAAATCCCTGCACATATTACAACACTCACTTCTATTGAACAACATCATGTTAAAGACGCACCGAATTCCCTTGAGGCAATTAAAAATTACTTTCAGTTTGTTGAAGACAATAATAGTAATTGTTGGGTGGGTCACCATTTGACTTTCGATACAATGGTCATTAAAAAAGAACTCCACCGGGCAAAACATTCGGTTGAATTGCCTTCAACTTTTGATACTTATGAGTTAATTGAGCATATCATGCCAAAATTAAAAGCCCTCGACTTAGAAGAATATGCAAAGCTTTTCGGAACTAAAATATTTGAACGCCACCGCGCACTTGGCGATGCGTTAACAACCGCTCATTTGTTTGTTGAAATTATCAAACGGTTAGAACGAAAAGGGATTACAACCCTTGCCGACTTACTACGTATAAAAAATAAGCGTTTGATTTTATTGTGA
- a CDS encoding DUF294 nucleotidyltransferase-like domain-containing protein, translating to MSDYTMRENERVALYQKIHDHPLFKGTSESEFITFMTDCQLKHYQQSEKIVYFKTPNEGLFLVLEGKAEVFIESEKGLSVLLEVLQEDEIIGFSHIAHYLNQSVYPILKHRLDLEIVENSYCLQIPASVVKARLKDDAVREYVLKEIALRLGSVYASLGEQVKLGDEWGKSEPFVRRAIDLMSSPAITVQLTDSVKDIANVMIKNSISSVMVVDQNEQLVGIITEKDLVERVLGQGLPNSLCAVDIMTLKPFIASPHDHYYEILSIFYKNGIKHLPVVDGHALIGVITFQNLISKRDRGAMGILKTIEESSFDNLPVVKEAIYDVLTSLIGDEISTIHTLEIITKLYDRLARHCVKLAVQSLDKKGFGLPPVAFSWYQMGSGARGEQFMLTDQDHFLVYADITDVQKKTLVEDYFSLLGEEIVQHLEQVGYARCEGKMMANEEIWRGSISEWQQRLQEWSIKATDEHILLGYNFLSFRFLFGNVSLNKAFITMVQSQLKNAQTFLYYMAQQEQNKPIPQFEQSLFSLFKTRGRLDRIDIKLHALFPMHHCLQILGVLKNLTNQTPLQLLDGLVQTGEFSVGFANDIRHAYEVALKARIQLSWKKHLRGEMSSTEIKFDSIRRWERDELKTMLKTVQSLQAHLLAKL from the coding sequence GTGAGCGATTACACTATGAGGGAAAATGAACGTGTTGCACTCTATCAAAAAATCCATGACCATCCCCTCTTTAAAGGAACATCGGAAAGTGAATTCATAACATTCATGACAGATTGTCAGTTGAAGCATTATCAACAATCCGAAAAAATCGTTTACTTTAAAACGCCTAACGAAGGACTTTTTTTAGTATTAGAAGGAAAAGCAGAGGTCTTTATTGAAAGTGAGAAAGGATTATCTGTGCTACTCGAGGTGTTGCAGGAGGATGAAATCATTGGGTTTTCCCATATTGCACATTATTTAAATCAGTCGGTGTACCCGATTTTAAAACATCGTCTTGACCTAGAGATTGTGGAAAATTCCTATTGCTTACAAATCCCTGCTTCCGTTGTAAAAGCCAGGTTAAAAGATGACGCTGTCCGAGAATATGTATTAAAAGAAATAGCCCTACGCCTGGGTAGTGTTTATGCTTCTCTAGGTGAACAAGTGAAACTCGGGGATGAGTGGGGAAAAAGTGAGCCATTTGTCCGCAGAGCAATAGACTTAATGAGTTCACCTGCCATCACAGTTCAGCTAACCGATTCAGTTAAAGATATTGCCAACGTCATGATTAAGAATTCTATTAGCTCGGTCATGGTTGTTGATCAAAATGAACAATTAGTTGGAATTATTACTGAAAAAGACCTTGTAGAAAGAGTTTTAGGTCAAGGCCTCCCCAACTCACTATGTGCCGTGGATATTATGACATTAAAACCTTTTATCGCCTCTCCCCATGACCATTATTATGAAATTTTATCAATCTTTTATAAAAACGGTATTAAACACTTACCGGTTGTAGACGGGCATGCATTGATAGGCGTGATCACCTTTCAAAATTTAATTTCTAAAAGAGACCGGGGTGCAATGGGGATATTAAAAACGATAGAAGAATCTTCCTTTGATAATTTACCCGTTGTAAAAGAGGCCATCTATGACGTTTTAACAAGCTTAATAGGCGATGAAATTTCGACCATTCATACGTTAGAAATCATTACGAAACTATATGATCGTCTCGCACGGCATTGTGTAAAATTAGCTGTCCAGTCACTAGATAAAAAAGGTTTTGGATTACCACCTGTTGCATTCTCTTGGTATCAAATGGGCAGCGGTGCTCGTGGTGAACAATTTATGCTGACCGATCAAGATCATTTTCTCGTCTATGCCGATATAACTGATGTGCAAAAAAAGACATTAGTAGAGGATTACTTTTCGTTACTTGGTGAAGAAATTGTTCAGCATTTAGAGCAAGTTGGCTATGCAAGGTGCGAAGGAAAAATGATGGCGAATGAAGAGATATGGCGAGGATCCATTTCAGAATGGCAACAACGTCTACAAGAATGGTCAATAAAAGCGACTGACGAACATATATTATTAGGTTATAATTTTTTATCGTTTCGATTTTTATTTGGGAATGTATCGCTAAATAAGGCTTTTATAACGATGGTACAAAGCCAGTTGAAAAATGCGCAAACGTTTCTCTATTACATGGCACAACAAGAACAAAATAAGCCGATACCACAATTCGAACAATCTTTATTCTCCCTCTTTAAAACTAGAGGTAGGCTTGATAGGATTGACATTAAGCTACATGCTTTATTTCCAATGCACCACTGCTTACAAATTTTAGGTGTCCTAAAAAACCTCACTAATCAAACACCCTTACAATTACTAGATGGATTGGTACAAACAGGCGAATTTTCAGTTGGATTTGCGAATGATATACGTCATGCCTATGAAGTTGCCCTTAAAGCGAGAATTCAATTATCATGGAAGAAACATCTTCGTGGAGAAATGAGTTCAACTGAAATAAAGTTTGACTCAATCCGACGATGGGAACGAGATGAACTAAAAACGATGTTAAAAACTGTTCAATCTTTACAAGCGCATTTATTAGCAAAGTTATAA
- a CDS encoding cation acetate symporter, with translation MSSISIIIFIGVIGLTLGITYWAAKQTTTASDFYTAGSSLTGWQNGMAIAGDYLSAASFLGIAGAISLNGFDGFYYSVGWLTAYLVVLFLVAEPLRNLGKFTMADMIGARFHARKVRGAAALNTITIVLFYMLAQLVGAGALIKLLFGLEYWLSVLLVGFMMTVYVLFGGMTATSWVQIVKAVLLMAGTIIISFLVLLKFNFNFVGMFDAMRNATPHGEAFLHSGVVYKDPIGLISVLIALVLGTAGLPHILMRFFTVKDAKTARSSVIYAVWIIGLFYILTIFLGFGAAKFVGVDAIVAENAAGNMAAPMLAGVLGGEALESFVAAVAFATILAVVAGLVLSGASAIAHDLYGEIIKKGKVTEKQQVNAARIASLGVSFISILLALGAEKMNVAFLVSLAFCIAASANVPTILFTIYWKRFNTTGAIASMLTGLFTALILVAMSPNVINPVEGAAFFVGNPIFPFENPAIISVPAGFLAAIIGTLVSSKAKDEISYEEVKFKAETGYKELEN, from the coding sequence GTGAGTAGCATATCGATTATCATTTTTATTGGGGTTATAGGACTTACACTTGGCATTACATATTGGGCTGCTAAACAAACTACTACTGCTAGTGATTTTTATACCGCGGGTTCATCTTTAACTGGTTGGCAAAACGGTATGGCGATTGCTGGAGATTATTTATCCGCAGCGTCCTTCCTCGGGATTGCAGGGGCTATTTCTTTAAATGGATTTGATGGGTTCTATTATAGTGTTGGTTGGTTAACCGCTTACTTAGTTGTATTATTTTTAGTTGCCGAGCCGCTTCGTAACTTAGGGAAGTTTACGATGGCAGATATGATTGGTGCTCGCTTTCATGCTAGAAAAGTGCGCGGTGCTGCCGCTTTAAATACCATTACAATTGTTCTATTTTATATGCTTGCACAACTTGTCGGTGCAGGCGCGCTCATTAAACTTCTTTTCGGACTAGAGTATTGGCTTTCTGTGCTCCTAGTCGGTTTCATGATGACGGTTTATGTTTTATTTGGCGGAATGACTGCAACGAGTTGGGTACAAATTGTTAAAGCAGTTTTACTCATGGCAGGTACCATTATTATTTCATTCCTTGTTTTATTAAAATTCAACTTTAACTTTGTAGGTATGTTTGATGCGATGAGAAATGCAACACCACACGGGGAAGCTTTCCTTCATTCTGGTGTTGTTTATAAAGATCCGATTGGTCTCATATCCGTTCTAATTGCGCTCGTATTAGGAACAGCGGGCCTTCCACATATTTTAATGCGCTTCTTTACGGTGAAAGATGCAAAAACAGCACGTTCATCCGTTATTTATGCAGTTTGGATTATTGGACTATTTTATATTCTTACGATTTTCCTAGGCTTTGGCGCTGCAAAGTTCGTTGGCGTAGATGCGATTGTTGCTGAAAATGCCGCGGGGAATATGGCCGCACCGATGCTCGCTGGTGTATTAGGTGGAGAAGCATTAGAGTCATTTGTTGCAGCCGTTGCATTTGCTACCATTCTTGCTGTTGTTGCGGGTCTAGTGTTGTCAGGAGCATCCGCTATTGCACACGACCTTTATGGTGAAATTATTAAAAAAGGAAAAGTGACTGAGAAGCAACAAGTAAATGCCGCTCGAATTGCTTCACTTGGTGTTTCATTCATCTCAATTCTTTTAGCACTCGGTGCTGAAAAGATGAACGTTGCATTCCTAGTTTCACTTGCTTTCTGTATTGCAGCTTCCGCAAACGTGCCAACCATTCTATTTACAATCTATTGGAAGCGCTTTAATACAACAGGCGCAATAGCTTCTATGCTCACTGGTTTATTTACGGCACTCATTCTCGTAGCAATGAGTCCTAACGTTATCAACCCTGTAGAAGGGGCTGCCTTTTTCGTTGGAAATCCAATTTTCCCTTTTGAAAATCCAGCTATAATTTCTGTTCCAGCCGGATTTTTAGCTGCAATTATTGGAACACTCGTATCTTCTAAAGCTAAGGATGAAATTAGCTATGAAGAAGTCAAATTTAAAGCCGAAACTGGCTATAAAGAGCTTGAAAACTAA
- a CDS encoding DUF485 domain-containing protein: MNQGQNEKTVDYAKIIQTDEFKSLVKRKKKFAIPYVIFFFVVFFTLPILTSYTSILEARAIGWMTWTWVYAFGIFIMVWVLTSIYMNKAKEFDENVEEIIKKYVVK; this comes from the coding sequence ATGAACCAGGGTCAAAATGAAAAAACAGTAGATTACGCAAAAATTATTCAAACAGATGAATTCAAAAGTTTAGTAAAACGTAAAAAGAAATTTGCTATACCTTATGTTATTTTCTTTTTTGTCGTCTTTTTCACGCTGCCTATCTTAACAAGCTATACATCTATTCTTGAAGCGCGTGCAATTGGTTGGATGACATGGACATGGGTTTATGCATTTGGCATTTTTATTATGGTTTGGGTGCTTACTTCAATTTATATGAATAAAGCAAAAGAGTTCGATGAAAATGTAGAAGAAATCATCAAAAAATACGTTGTAAAGTAA
- a CDS encoding DUF2935 domain-containing protein, with translation MKEHAFFLTLGFTADDTELIQEAKEYIVIFERIEEQIADYNEKTDPEVIRRLNIQVYQAAASIWAYKRKILGLILHCKIGGNNFPLLVDHISREAAYFANRLKDLNEGKLQPLADAIVKENVFFLKIMADHSKFIGHLLDPSERKLVDQAQEFSHDFDQLLYQAIDLDSMRPQSETKPLLGQFLDQNRVSVVSLRDFKKTARELIEECRIKSIIHPLLADHVFREADHFLTIIDAFDAHLTADKML, from the coding sequence ATGAAGGAACACGCTTTCTTTTTAACTCTTGGATTTACTGCTGATGATACAGAACTCATCCAAGAAGCTAAGGAATACATTGTGATTTTTGAACGGATTGAAGAGCAAATTGCAGATTATAATGAGAAAACAGATCCTGAAGTGATTAGACGACTAAATATACAAGTCTATCAAGCGGCAGCTTCCATTTGGGCATACAAACGAAAAATTCTCGGATTAATCTTGCATTGTAAAATTGGAGGAAACAATTTCCCACTTTTGGTGGATCATATTAGCCGTGAGGCTGCTTATTTTGCTAATCGATTAAAAGACTTAAATGAAGGAAAGCTGCAACCTTTAGCCGACGCAATTGTTAAAGAGAACGTTTTTTTCTTGAAAATCATGGCGGACCATTCAAAGTTTATTGGCCATTTGTTAGATCCTTCCGAGAGAAAACTTGTTGATCAAGCTCAGGAGTTCAGCCATGATTTCGATCAACTTCTTTATCAAGCTATAGATTTAGATTCCATGCGGCCTCAATCAGAAACAAAACCGCTTTTAGGACAATTTCTGGATCAGAACCGCGTTTCTGTCGTTTCATTGCGGGATTTTAAGAAAACGGCTCGAGAATTAATTGAAGAATGCAGAATAAAAAGCATCATACACCCTCTTCTCGCAGACCATGTATTTCGTGAAGCAGACCACTTCCTTACTATTATTGATGCATTTGATGCACATCTCACTGCAGATAAGATGTTATAA
- a CDS encoding ABC transporter ATP-binding protein: MFIDIQNMSFAYSNSSTNAIENFTLTVNKGEIISILGRSGSGKSTILRLIAGLEMPKGGSFTLGDKKVFDDYTFVQPEKRGIGMVFQDYALFPHMSVTDNVLFGLPKMSRNDKLKRVKEVLELVELDGYEKRYPHQLSGGQQQRVALARAIAPQPELILLDEPFSNLDTDLLVKIREDLRRILKKANATAIFVTHNQNDAHALADRIVKIKDGLIDQVGRPCDLLGSPTDEQGNIRLLPEEELSSKEPVSV; the protein is encoded by the coding sequence ATGTTTATAGATATTCAAAATATGAGTTTCGCCTATTCGAATTCGTCGACAAATGCGATCGAAAACTTCACACTTACGGTTAACAAAGGTGAAATAATCTCTATACTTGGACGTAGTGGTAGCGGAAAAAGTACAATTCTTCGACTGATTGCTGGACTTGAAATGCCAAAAGGTGGTTCATTTACATTAGGGGATAAGAAAGTGTTTGACGACTATACATTTGTCCAACCTGAAAAACGTGGCATTGGTATGGTATTTCAAGATTATGCGCTTTTCCCGCACATGTCTGTCACGGATAACGTATTATTCGGACTCCCTAAAATGAGCCGTAACGATAAACTAAAACGAGTAAAAGAAGTTTTGGAACTCGTCGAACTAGATGGCTATGAAAAACGCTATCCGCATCAGTTAAGCGGCGGTCAGCAACAACGTGTGGCACTTGCTCGTGCAATCGCTCCACAGCCAGAGCTTATTCTATTGGATGAACCTTTCAGCAACCTAGATACCGATCTTCTCGTTAAAATCCGAGAAGATCTTCGCCGGATTTTAAAGAAAGCCAATGCAACTGCAATATTCGTAACACATAATCAAAACGATGCTCACGCACTTGCGGATCGGATTGTTAAAATTAAAGATGGCCTAATCGATCAAGTCGGACGTCCTTGCGACCTATTAGGCAGTCCAACAGATGAACAAGGCAATATCAGGCTATTACCCGAAGAAGAATTATCTAGTAAAGAACCCGTAAGTGTATAA
- a CDS encoding iron ABC transporter permease — protein sequence MKRRIANVNGWTIGALLIIILLFIPNLSIVTGIFAPNNENWEHIREFMLLNYIKSSLTLVFFTAILTIAIGLSLAWLIAQYDFPLRNFMKWSLILPLSIPPFIGAYTYHGILNYTGIIQKTLRNHFDVTVNQSYFDIMNVPGAIFIYTLFLYPYVYMITRIFLSNQAASLIESARTLGKGSIEIFLKVVLPISRVSIVGGVSLVILEVLNDYGVVKYFGIQTFSTAIFQTWFGLGDLNSSIKLAACLMGIVIFILLIEWALRGGKKYSFASTKVRPLPLVKLTGKKAAMATGYTLIIFTIAFLIPVLQLLDWVILTFGKVPMEEVLTYAKNSIIVAGTAALLIILFSLIIGNFSRITKHKFAKVLPKLTILGYSIPGAVIAVAVVTTFIAIDRYLAPVYIWLGVDSALVLSVSLVMLISAYIIRFFAIGYNSIESGYTKIGTDFRDASRMLGVSSLRTFFKIDIPMMKGAIISGFILTFVDILKEIPLTLILRPFNYDTLATKAFQYASDEKIMEASQASLLIVGVSAIAIFIFNKLLREGPK from the coding sequence ATGAAGAGGCGAATTGCAAACGTGAATGGCTGGACGATTGGTGCATTACTCATTATTATTCTATTGTTTATACCGAACTTATCAATTGTTACAGGAATTTTCGCACCAAACAATGAAAATTGGGAGCATATACGGGAATTCATGCTTCTTAATTATATTAAGTCTTCACTGACACTTGTATTCTTCACGGCCATTCTAACCATTGCAATTGGTCTTAGTCTGGCTTGGCTTATTGCACAATATGACTTTCCACTTCGTAATTTCATGAAATGGTCACTCATCCTACCGTTATCAATACCGCCATTCATTGGCGCCTATACGTATCACGGTATCCTTAATTATACAGGCATCATTCAAAAGACCCTTCGAAATCATTTTGATGTCACTGTAAATCAATCCTATTTCGATATTATGAATGTCCCGGGTGCTATTTTTATATATACATTATTTCTTTATCCATATGTTTACATGATTACTAGAATATTTTTGTCCAATCAAGCTGCATCTCTTATTGAAAGTGCGCGGACACTCGGGAAAGGCTCTATAGAAATCTTTCTGAAAGTCGTACTCCCTATCTCACGTGTATCAATCGTTGGTGGGGTAAGTCTCGTCATACTAGAAGTGTTAAATGACTATGGGGTTGTTAAGTATTTTGGTATTCAAACGTTCAGTACAGCAATTTTCCAGACGTGGTTCGGTTTAGGTGACTTGAATTCATCCATCAAGCTCGCAGCTTGCCTGATGGGGATCGTCATATTCATACTACTTATCGAGTGGGCACTCCGTGGCGGGAAAAAGTATAGTTTTGCATCAACAAAAGTTAGACCGCTGCCGCTTGTTAAATTAACCGGAAAAAAGGCAGCAATGGCGACAGGGTATACGCTTATTATTTTCACGATTGCCTTTCTAATTCCAGTTCTCCAGTTATTGGATTGGGTTATTCTCACATTCGGCAAAGTTCCAATGGAGGAAGTATTGACATACGCGAAAAACTCAATCATTGTTGCAGGCACTGCTGCATTACTTATTATTTTATTCTCCCTTATCATTGGAAACTTTAGTCGTATTACAAAGCATAAATTCGCAAAAGTATTACCCAAATTAACAATTCTTGGGTACTCTATTCCTGGTGCAGTTATCGCAGTTGCAGTCGTTACAACATTTATTGCCATTGACCGATATCTTGCACCTGTCTATATATGGTTAGGCGTAGACTCCGCACTCGTCTTAAGTGTTAGTCTAGTCATGCTAATTAGCGCATATATTATACGTTTTTTCGCAATCGGGTACAATTCGATTGAATCAGGATACACGAAGATCGGTACAGATTTTCGTGATGCCTCACGCATGCTAGGCGTAAGTAGTTTGCGAACTTTTTTCAAAATCGATATTCCGATGATGAAAGGTGCAATTATAAGCGGATTCATTCTTACTTTTGTCGATATATTAAAAGAAATTCCATTGACGCTCATTTTACGACCGTTCAACTATGATACACTAGCGACAAAAGCGTTCCAATATGCAAGTGATGAAAAAATTATGGAAGCATCACAAGCTTCCTTACTCATAGTCGGTGTAAGCGCGATTGCAATATTCATATTTAACAAGTTGCTTAGAGAGGGGCCAAAATAA
- a CDS encoding Fe(3+) ABC transporter substrate-binding protein, which produces MKRSFVLVLVSLLLILAACGNKKSTDTTGSEKKNEKAEVNLYTSRHYDVDNELYKKFEDETGIKVNVIKGEADELIERIKREGTATQADLFLTADVGRLYRAKEQGLLQEVSSDKLSKQIPEKFRDSDDMWVGLTKRARVLVYNKDKVKPEELSTYEALVDNKWKGRFLVRSSESVYNQSLLASFIEIDGEEKAKEWAQGIVDNMARSPEGGDRDQAKGIAAGIGDVAIMNTYYLGQMLNSQDSEEVKVAEQLGIFFPNQETTGTHVNISGAGVVNGSKNADNALKLLEFLTGEEAQFTFAEANYEYPVNPDVEPAELLKSWGEFKEQEIPLEVLGENNAKAIMLFNEVGWK; this is translated from the coding sequence ATGAAGAGAAGTTTTGTGCTGGTGCTTGTCTCTCTGCTACTAATCCTCGCGGCATGCGGGAATAAGAAAAGCACTGATACAACAGGTAGCGAGAAGAAAAACGAAAAAGCTGAAGTAAATTTGTATACGAGCAGACACTATGATGTCGATAACGAGCTGTACAAAAAGTTTGAGGATGAAACAGGAATTAAAGTGAACGTCATCAAAGGAGAAGCTGACGAGTTAATCGAGCGTATTAAACGTGAAGGGACAGCTACACAAGCGGACCTTTTCCTAACTGCCGATGTTGGAAGATTATATCGTGCAAAAGAACAAGGATTACTTCAAGAAGTGTCAAGTGACAAGTTATCGAAACAAATTCCTGAAAAGTTCCGTGATTCTGACGATATGTGGGTAGGTTTAACGAAACGCGCGCGGGTTTTGGTGTATAATAAAGATAAGGTGAAACCTGAAGAGTTATCCACTTATGAAGCACTTGTTGATAATAAATGGAAAGGACGTTTCCTCGTTCGTTCCTCCGAAAGTGTTTACAATCAATCTCTTTTAGCTTCATTCATCGAAATTGACGGTGAAGAAAAAGCGAAAGAATGGGCACAAGGCATTGTCGACAATATGGCACGCAGTCCAGAAGGCGGAGATCGTGACCAAGCAAAGGGCATTGCGGCAGGCATTGGTGACGTTGCAATTATGAACACATATTACTTAGGACAAATGCTAAACTCCCAGGATTCTGAAGAAGTAAAAGTAGCAGAGCAACTAGGCATTTTCTTCCCGAACCAAGAAACAACAGGTACACACGTCAACATTAGTGGAGCCGGTGTTGTAAATGGTTCAAAAAATGCGGATAATGCTTTGAAACTTCTTGAATTCCTAACTGGCGAGGAAGCACAATTTACATTTGCGGAAGCAAACTACGAATATCCAGTTAATCCAGACGTCGAACCAGCGGAACTACTAAAGTCTTGGGGCGAGTTTAAGGAACAGGAAATTCCACTCGAAGTACTTGGAGAAAATAATGCAAAAGCGATCATGCTTTTTAACGAAGTAGGTTGGAAATAG